TAATTTCCACCTGGTCAAAGACCCGAAAAGCCAGGATGGTAGTCACCAGGGCAGTAAAAATCAATGGATTCCGGAGTTGAGGCAGGGTGACATGGACAAATTTCTGCCACTGGTTTGCCCGGTCGATTTCAGCAGCTTCATAGAGGACATCCGGGATAGATTGGAGTCCGGCCAGGAGAATCACCATTTGAAAACCCACTCCCTGCCAGATGGAACAGAGCATAATGGCCGGTAGGGCAAGATACGGGTTGTGGAGAAAATCCTGGGGAGAAATTTGTCCGAAAGAGATAAACTGCAGGAAGGCATTGATCATTCCATCGGCACCTGGTGCATACATGAGGATCCACACGACAGAAACCAGGGAGAGGGGAAAAACCACGGGCATAAAAAAGAGGGTCCGGAAAAACATAATCCCTTTGAATTTTTGATTGAGAAAGAGGGCCAGTCCCAGAGCCAGAACTGTTTGCAGGGGAACGACAATCAGGGCAAAAAGGCCGTTATTCATAAGAGCCCTGAGAAACGAGGGATCGGTCAAAACCCGTTGATAGGCTTCAAACCCGATAAAGCGCGTCGGTAAGGGAGATCCCATCCGCAAGTTGGTGAAAGAGAGTCCGATGGCCAGTAAAAAAGGAAATGCCATAAACAGAGCCAGTCCCAGCACAGCCGGCAGGGACATAAGCCATCCTCCCAGGGATTCGGATTGGGTTTGTCGAATGTTGAGAATTTTTTTAATATGCATGATTCACCATGGGATATCCCTGATTATCCTTGATATCCAAATTGATCTCTTGTGTAGCTCTATTGAGAACCTGCTGGATTTTCGCCCCGTGGCTGATATCGAGGAATGCCTGTTGAAACACAGTGGTAATGACAGGATAGGCGGGTGTACGGGGTCTTGGAACAGCGTAACCTTCAGTCAATTGCCGGGCAAAGAGCCGGAGTGGACTCCCTTTTTGGTACTGTCGGGAAGCCTCCAGGGCTGAATATGTAGCGGGGACAGCCCCGTTGGCATCGGTCATGGCCACGATGGATGAATCCTCCAGGAGGAATTCAATAAAACGGGCGGCCATTTGGGGATATGGGCATTTTCGGGTCATTCCCCAGCTCCAGGATCCTTGCCCCGTTTTGCTGCCGTGTTCAAAATCCGGAAGGGGTATAAGCACCAGGTCTTCACCCCAGGCCTGATGATACCGGGGATATTCCCAGTGGCCAACCCAGGATAAGGCGACCCTGCCTCCCACAAAGGCATAATCATCTACATTCATATCCACCCGTTTTTCGTCATGAATCCATGATTGGAAATATGTCATGACCTTTACAGCTTCCGGGCTGTTCAAAGACCCGGTTGCTGATTGAAAGGAATCCCGGTTGATCACATCGGCGCCACCGGAGATCAAGGGAGGCATAAAAGCAAAGGTAAACCACTCCCCCCGGTAGTTCATTTTCAAATCCAGGACCTGTCCATCAGGGTCCTGATCTGCCAAATCTTTCAGAATTTTATCAAACTCTTCGATGGTCCAGGCATTGGCCGGTGAGTGGGGAATCCGGGCCCCCACTGCTTCCAGGCGGCTTCGGCGTCCATATAGAGCCAAACCTGCATCAAACATACCCAGGGTATATAATTTTTCCCGGTAAGTTCCCTGTTTCAAAACAGAGGGGATTACATTTTTCAGTACAGATTGGGAAATAAGGGAATCCAAAGGCAACAGGTGTCCCTGCCACACATAGTTGTACATATACGGCCCGTCAAACTCCAGAATATGGGGCAAATCCCCGGCAAGTGCCGCCGCCTGGACCTGGGAATTATAGGATCCTTCGGGAAGAAGTGTCAGTTCGATTTCGACTGAATCCTGATTTGTATTGAACGTTTTCACCAGGTGCTGCAGGACTTCCCGTTCCGATTGCCGTCCTGCATGTCCCCACACCTGCAGAACGGTTCCATCTGCCTGTGGAGGGGTTTGGGAGCAGGAAAAGATTGAAGTGAAGGTTAAGGTTAAGGTTAAGGTTAAGACTGAACCACATGAAATAAGCGAGAAGAATTTCGCAAGGGAGGTTGGGAATAATTTTTTTATGTGAAGGAAGATCATGTATGAATTTTCATATTATTCAATATAACAGTTCCATATAGTATACAATTTTGTGGGGGAAAATTCCAGATACGAAGTATCGAGGGACGAGGAGCGAGAAAGTGACGCATGACAAGGGGTCAAGCACCTCACTTCATTCGGTGTTCAATAGCCGTTGTGTGGTATTCCAACGCCTGACGGCGTTCAAACCCCATTTCATGGGGTTCAAGCACCTCACTTCGTTCGGTGTTCAATCCCAGCTATGCGGATTTCAATGAGCGTGGACTTCTATTTTGAACACTGCGTAGCAGTGCTTGAATGCTGAGCGCAGCGAAGCAATTGAACGGCACGAAGTGCTGCTTGAATTATTAAACTCCACTTCGTGGTGTTCATGAACCGCTGTGTGGTATTCCAACACCTGACGGCGTTCAAACCCCATTTCATGGTGTTCAAGCACCTCACTTCATTCGGTGTTCAATAGCCGCTACGCGGCTTTCAAACGCTGCTTCACTGCGTTCGATCTTCAATCCCAGATATGCGGATTTCAATGGGTGACCTCTTTTTTGAACACTGCGTAGCAGTGCTTGAATGCTGAGCGAAGCGAAGCCATTGAACGGCACGAAGTGCCGCTTGAATTCTTGATCGCTGCTGTGCAGCGTTCAAGTCCATTATCTTTCATAAGCTGGTATCTTGATATGACTGCCGCAAAGTTTAAATGAGGACTGTATTTAATCCATTAAATTATTCGAAACAACACATATATGTATAACAATATTATCTTGCATTGTGTCGTATTTCGCTGTATTTTACCCCCGGGGTGGGGGGCGCTACCTAATCGAAATCATATATTCCATCTCTCTAATAAACCCATCATCAGATCAGAAAAAAACCGCAGTCATTTTTCTGAAGCTGGAAGTTGGAAGCTGGAAGTTGGCGTCGCTTCGCTCCTGGGGTTTCAGTTGAAAGTCAACAGTCGACAGTCGACAGTCGACAGTCGACAGTTTGTGACTTTCCGAAGTCCACTTCGCTCATATCTGGGATTCAAGCACCTCACTTCGTTCGGTGTTCAATTCCAGATATGCGGATTTCATTGGGTGAGTTCTTTTTTGAACACTGTGAAGCAGTGCTGGAATGCTGAGCACAGCGAAGCAATTGAACGGCACAAAGTGCCGCTTGAATTCTTGATCGCTGCTGTGCAGCGTTCAAGTCCATTATCTTTCATAAGCTGGTATCTTGATATGACTGCCGCAAAGTTTAAATGAGGACTGTATTTAATCCATTAAATAATTCGAAACAACACATATATGATTAACAATATTATCTTGCATTGTGTCGCATTTCGGTGTATTTTACCCCCGGGGTGGGGGGCGCTACCTAATCGAAATCATATATTCCATCTCTCTTATAATCCCGGTTAAAAAGCAGTTAAAGCCCCCAATTCTATTAATTATATTTAAGAAGTTAGAAGTAGGGACAGGCCGTAGTCTGTCTGAAGCTGGCGTCGCTTCTGGTGTTTCAATCAAATGAATCAAACCAATCCCTCTGCGTCTCTGCGCTCTCTGCGGGAGGCATCACCCAAAATCCCCCTGCATCTCTGCGCCCTCTGCGGGAGGCATCACCCAAAATCCCTCCGCATCTCTGCGCTCTCTGCGGGAGGCATCACCCAAAATCCCTCCGCATCTCTGCGCCCTCTGCGGGAGGCATCACCCAAAATCCCCCTGCGTCTCTGCGCTCTCTGCGGGAGGCATCACTCAAAATCCCCCTGCATCTCTGCGCTCTTTGCGGGAGGCATCACTCAAAATCCCCCTGCATCTCTGCGCCCTCTGCGGGAGGCATCACTCAAAACTCAACACTCCAACTCAGCGGCAGGACATGTCCTGCCGCTACAACTCTCCACTCTCCACTCTAAACTCTATACAGGATTTCTTCATAGACAGGAAACGGCCAATGTTGTTTCGGTGTATGGCATTCCAGCCAGTCTCCTTCATCCCGGAGGGCATTCATGGCGGACCGTAACACATTGCGCATCGTCAGGCATTCTTTGATGTTTTCAGGGTTGCAGGATGGGTATTGAGAGGCTGCCGATTCGAGGGATTTGAGATTTTTCATAAAGGCCAGGACATGCCTTCGATAGTTTTGCACAAGATCTTTTTCGGCACCATGGGGAATACCCGTATCACTTTGAATCTTTACGAGCTCCAGGAGTTCTTTCTGATACAGCAGAATAGCGGGTAAAATCCCAGTCTGGGCCATGCGGATCATGGTATTGACCTCGATCCGGAGCTGTTTCATGTAGGTATCAATATAAATTTCCGCCCGTGCTTTCAGTTCGGACAGGTTAAAAACCTTCTGTCGTTGAAAAAGGGTAACATTTTTTTCCGCCAGGAGTTCCGGATAGACATCCAGAGAGGAGGGATATTCAGGGAGCCCCCGTTTTTTTGCCTCATGCCGCCATGCTTCCGCATATCCGTTCCCATTAAAGACCACCCGTTTGTGTATTGTATAGGTTTCGAGGACCAGCTCCTGGGCTATTTTCAAGGGATTTTCCGACGATTCCAGTTTTGTGGCAAATTCGTCCAGCACATCGGCTACAATGGTGTTCAGCATGATATTGGGTCTGGCGACAGAGGCCAGGGATGAAACCATGCGGAATTCAAATTTATTTCCTGTAAAAGCAAAGGGAGATGTCCGGTTCCGGTCCGTATTATCCCTCAGGACCGGCGGCAGGGTATCCACGCCACCCTGGAGAGTTTTTGTAAATTCTTTCGTACTGTCTGCTCCTTTTTCCAGATTTTCCAGGAGGTGGGTGAGAAAATCCCCCAGAAAAATGGATATGATCGCCGGAGGAGCCTCATGTTGACCTAGTCTTTCATCGTTATCCGGTGTAGCGGCACCTATACGAAGCACATCTGCATGAATATCCACTGCCTTGATGATGGCCGTCAGAAAGACGAGAAAACGGAGTTTTTCTTCCGGTGTAAAGCCCGGTTCCAGGAGATTCACGCCCTGATCGGTCACAATAGACCAGTTATTATGTTTTCCCGATCCGTTGATGCCTTTGAAAGGCTTAGCGTGGAGCAGGCAGACCAGGTCGTTCCGCTCGGCAATTTTACTGATCGTATCCATCACCAGCTGGTTATGGTCAGTGGCAATATTGCAGTTATTGTGGATGAGTGCCAGTTCATATTGTCCCGGGGCTACTTCATGGTGTTTGGTTTTGGCACTGATGCCCAATTTCCAGAGTTCCACATCCACCTGTCGCATGAAATCGGTAATCCGTTCTTTCATACTCCCAAAGTAGTGGTCCTCCATTTCCTGTCCTTTGGGCGGCGGTGCACCGAAAAGAGTCCGTCCTGTAAATTGTAAGTCGGTCCGACGGTTGTAATAAAATTTATCCATGAGGAAATATTCCTGTTCAGCCCCAACAGATGCGTGGACCCGTTCTGTCCGTGTATCTCCGAATATCCGGAGAATGCGGAGGGATTGTTCAGACAGAGCCTGCATAGACCGCAGAAGGGGTGTTTTTTTGTCCAGGGCTTCTCCGTGATAGGAGTAAAAAGCCGTGGGGATATAGAGAGTAACGCCCGTCAGATCCTCACGTAGAAAGGCCGGTGATGTGGCATCCCACACGGAATATCCCCGGGCTTCGAAGGTGGAACGAATCCCGCCGGAGGGAAAAGAAGACGCATCCGGTTCACCCTGGATCAATTCCTTTCCGGAGAATTCCATTACAATCCGTCCCGGTCCAGCATTTTCAATAAAGGACTCATGTTTTTCAGCCGTGATCCCGTTCATGGGCTGAAACCAGTGTGTATAATGGGTTGCCCCTTTTTCCAATGCCCACTCTTTCATGGCATTGGCTACATAGTCAGCAATATCATGATCTAAAGGACGTCCTTTTTCAATGGTATCTTTTAATTTCAAATAAATATGTTCCGGCAGGCGCTGCTGCATCACCTCGTCGCTGAAGACATTGGACGCAAAAATCTCCGTTACCGGTTGGGTTGGGATGGATTTTGTGTTCATGGGATTCCTTTATTTTTGGTTCTGGGGTTCAGGGGTTCAATAGCCGCTACGCGGCTTTCAAACGCTGCTGCACAGCTTTATCAGAAGTTGGAAGCTGTAGGGACAGGCTGCGGCCTGTCTGAAGTTGGCGTCGCTTCGCTCCTGGTGAATCAATCGATATTTGACTTTCGACTTTCACCTTTCGACTTTCACCTTTCGACTGACGACTTCCTCGCCCCTCGCTACTCGCACCTCCCCTGTGAAATACGCTTCGCTTATTTCACGGGGCTCGCTACTGTCTTTCGACTTTCGACTTTCGACTTTCGACTGCCGACTGTCAACTGCCGACTGCCGACTGTCTCATCACTTTCCCCTCGTTCTCTCAGGATTCCAGTTCTGTCTCGTCCGGTTCGATGAAGGTACTATCCTTAAAGGTGCTGAGGACCACATGGGTCTCAGTCCCTTTGACGCCTGGCCAGCACTGGATTTTGCTCAGAAGTTTTTCAAGGGAGACGGTGTTTTTGGTGCGGACTTTTAAAAGATGGGAACCGCCTCCGGTGATGGAGTGACATTCCTGAATGGCCGGTTCCTGAAGGGCGTAGTCAATCAAATCCTGGTAATGAATCGCAACGCTTTCAATCATGATAAACGCCGTGATATCCTTGTTCAGAAGCTTCGCATCCACATGGGCATGATAACCCCGGATAATTCCCCGCTCTTTGAGTTTTATAATCCGGTCCCGAATTGCAGGGACCGTCAAATCGGTCTTTTCAGCTAACTCGTGATAGGTGATACGACCGTTTTCCTGAAGAGCCCGTAAAAGCGTTTTATCTGTCTGATCCATCTTCCCTCCTGATTTTGTCGAAAATTATATTTAATTAAGCAAAATGCAAATATTTTTTTAATAATTTAGGTATTATTCTGAATAATCTTATTTTTTAAAGTACCGCATGGATATGAAACATCTTTTAAAGAGATCAAAAACCGATATAAAGGTAAAAATTATCCGTTGCAGTTTTTTCAGGAACTTATGTATATTTGCAGGCTTTGTTGAGATAGTGGGTTGTCGTCCAATGGCAGGACATGCGGCTCTGGACCGTAGAATCGGGGTTCGAATCCCTGCAACCCAGCACGGACATGGCGCGTTCGTCTAGCGGTTAGGACGCTGGCCTCTCACGTCGGTAACACGGGTTCGAGTCCCGTACGCGCTACGCGATCAGATGCGCCCTTAGCTCAATTGGATAGAGCGTCTGGCTACGGACCAGAAGGTTGGGGGTTCGACTCCTCCAGGGCGTACACAGGACCGGTTTGATTACCGGTCCTTTTTGTTTCCTGTCAAATTTTTCGTAGCTTTATCCTGAAATTCAAATTAAGGAGAAAACAATGATCCAGAAAGCTGCCTTCTTCATCCTTTTTATACCCATGTTGCTAGTGGGGAAAAATCTTCATGGAGTCTTGCCCACATCACCGGGGGTTCCCGTATCGGGACAAAGCAGCCGGATAGTGACAGAAAACCCGGATATTGACATTATCCGGGATGATGAAGGGGACCGTCTGGCCCGTATCCGCTTTACTACCCTTGTCCCCTCCCCTGCTGTCCGGGTCTATTACGGCATTATCATTCCCGATGACGTGTTGCAGGCACCCCGTTACCGGTGGTCAGCTACAGAAAAAAGTGATACCCTGTCCACCCGGCATACCGTATATCTGAATCTTGAGAATCTCTTTTCAAAATATGCAGATATTGACAGTGTCTTCAGAAAACATGACGGTGGAGTTGTTGTCTATCGTCTGGAAATCCGTAATCCCCACGCTGCCAGTGCCCATTATTATGATAACCGGTTTCGTTTTAAAGGAAACCAGCGTACTGCATGTATCTCTGAAGGCCCATTTATTGATCTGGTGAAAACGCATAGCGCTGTTTTCAGTTGGGAAACAGACAATCCGGCAATAAGTGCCATGACTGTTGACGGAAAACGATACATTGCAGAAAGTACCCCGTCTACCCAACATCAGATCCAGGTTACCGGATTACACGGCACAGAGCATCATTATCATATTGAAATCACAGATGACACGATTTCATACCAGACACCCTCCCGGACTTTCAGCACTCCGGACAATAACAATCATGTTTTGTTTGCCGTGATGAGTGATTCCCGGGCTGCAGCCGGCGGCGGTGCCAGTGATTACAATGCAGTCAACATTGATGCCCTTTCCACCTTGTTGAATCATGCCTATTTCAGAGGGAGCGAGTTTGTGCTGTTCGGCGGGGATCTTATCGGGGGATTCTGCAGTGATCCGGAGGATTACCGGAGCCAGATGAAGTCGTGGAAACAGATCACAGCCCAAACCGGATCCATGATTCCTATTTACGAGGGGATGGGAAATCACGATGTGACCATTGACATTTACCGAAATGAACAGGGATACTGGTATTATTTGGATAAAAAAGGAAAGGAAAACTCTCAGGCCCTTTTTGCAGAAGCCTTTGTGAATCCGGAGGATGCTTATCCGGCCCCGGAACATCCTGAAGCACCTTCATATCGGGAAAATGTCTACTTTTTTGACCGGGAGAATGTCCGGATCATCTCGGTAAACACAAATTACTGGTATAGCTCGCGTCCCGAAGAAACAGGGGGCAATCTCATTGGCTACATCATGGATAAACAGCTGGCCTGGGTGGATAGTATTGTGGCTGATGCAGATAAAAACGCTTCCATAGATCATATCTTCCTGTTCGCCCATAGCCCGGCTTTTCCAACCGGGGGGCATGTCAGTTCAGGCATGTGGTGGTCCGGCGGGGATTCCCTGAAAAATCGTTATTCGAATGGTTTACCCCTTGACCGCTCTTATGTGGTGAAACGCCGGAATGAATTCTGGCATGCCATTGCTTCATCACCCAAAACCCGGGCAATGTTTTTTGGTGACGAACATAATTATTCACGTCTTTTGGTTGATAAAGATCTCCCTGCCAATCCTGATGGTTCCCCGGAATATTTCAAATATCCCGTGTATCAAATAATTACAGGCGGCGCCGGTGCACCCTTTTATGCCAAAGATCCTGAAACACCCTGGCACAATAAGGTGGATACTTTCAGCGGACTCAAACATTATATCCTGGTCGAAACACATCAACACAGTGCCTGGATTTATGTATACGCAGAGTCTGGACAGCTGATTGAAAAACTTCAGATTGCAGAGAATGGCAAGACCATGGAAAAGGATACGATGCGACCTGCCCCGGCACGAATCGGGCATTTCTGAGACAATTCTTTTCATGTAAACTATGGATAAAACCGGGGATGATTCCCCGGTTTGTTTTATTTAATCAAAAGAATCTTTCTGCTCTGGTTTACATCCCTGTGTGAAAAACGAACAATATAAACACCACTTGAAAGCCGTGAACCGTCAAACACATATTGATAGCGCCCGGCTTGTGGAAATGTCTCGACATATCCTGCCACTTCCCGGCCCCTTACATCATAAATCCGTAAAGAGACCTCTCCCCTCTCTTTAAGTCTGAAAGGAATCACGGCCGTGGCATTAAAAGGGTTGGGATAAACGGGATCCAATGTTGTTTTTTCAGGTATCAGCGGCTTTTGCGTGGAGACATAATCCCCATCAATTAATTGAATTTTTGCCGCATCCGCTCTCAGGCAGAACTGAGATGTGGCATTTGTCTGACTCACCGTGAAACAAACGTCTGATCCTTCAGGTAAATAGGATTCAAAAATTTTCCGCCAGTCCCAATAGTCCCGGTTCTGGTTCAAACGAATGCTATCCACCGTCACCCCGTTCACTTTCAGGATGTAATCGGTCTCATCGCAGGCATTTTCTGTTTTGGGAATCATTTCCTCTACTGAATAAAGTCCGGAAACTCTCGGTTTGAAGAGATAATGTACGGCAGACGGACCATCAGACAGTTTCGCATAGCGGCTGGTTTCTCCATAGGCCTGTGTGATGGATGTGGTCCAGGAACCTTCTTCTATGTAGTTTTCATCATCCTCATTATCCACGATTAAATAGTAGTTGTTTATATTGATATCGATGGGGATCCTTATTTCATGATCACCGGGATCCCAAAGAATTCGGAGGGTATCAACCACATGGGTTTCTGATTCATGGTACCAGGCCAGGTAAATTGTATCTCTTGCATAGGGCCCCAATTCTCCGGTAATATCTTCCAGGATGAGACCCTCCGCGTGTAAGAGAGAGATGTTTTTAAGAGTCACCGGTGTTATGCCGCTGTTTTGCAGGGGGATATCAATCAACAAGGTATCGTAGAGACTCGCATTCTCTTCCAGAATATTTGTTTTGTGGGTGTGCAGATATCCATCGGTATAACAGGCACTGAGATGAACCACATCCAGGATTAAATCCTGATGTTGGAGTGAATAATTCCGTCCGGTAAATTCCACACGGGGATGATCAGCCGGGTCCAGATTGACGGTTCCTCCAAAGATCCATTGATGGGGTTCCACACCGTGATGAAAACGGTTCATCAATATCACCGTATCTTCTGTCACGTACCGGACCGTCAGGCGGTCTACCGGATTGGCTGTTTCCGGAACCTGGAAAAAAAGATTCCAGGTGTCTTTTTGCAAGCCGCTTAGATCAAAACCGGCAGTCACGGAGTCACCCGGCAAAACGGGGGTAGTCCGGGCGCTTGTACCCCATGCCCAGTTGTCCGTCTGTTTCCAGTAGCCACGGGATTCGTCATATTCCGGACTTTCATCATCCAGCCACACATCATTTGGGCGGAAATGGTAGTGTTCAGTGGTCAGGTTTCCCACAGTATCCGTCACAGCGACTCCCAGCCGGTACAGATCATCCGCCGGAATTCCCAGGCGGACAAACCAGGTATTTTCTCCAATCTCCATGGGCTCGGGAAGAATCAGCTCCTTTTTGACATTTTCCACGGCAACAAAGGGATGTATCTGAAAAATAGGTTCATTCGAGGTGATGCTAAGTTGAATACCAAAGGCATCCTCTTCCACCTGAAGATCCACCTGGGGTGCAATACTATCCGGGGTTCCCAGCCAGGCCTGCATGGCATCTACACCCGTCAGGTAGTGATATTTCACATCCGGGTACTCTTCACCCAGCGATCGGACCACTGAATGGATACGTCCGGTTTCCGTCACGTAATCGGTTTCCGGCAAATGAGCCCAAATACACATCAGGCGGTCTTCACCGGCATTGACTTCTTCAAAAACAGGGCGCATCCGGGATTCACTGACCCACCCAAATCCCACAGACCGGGTATTCCAGCTCCGGCCGTCCCCGGGAATCTGATAATTTTCCGGACTGGGATGATAGGGAATAAATGTATTGGGGGCATCGACCCACACATAGACATTGTTCACGGGTTCAGAATCTTTTTTCATCTCCCATGTCCAGTTTGCCGGCCAGGCATTGTGCATGGAAAAGGGAATAAAGTCATCCAGATCCGCCTGCCATTCATTGTCCATATAATGCCAACCGCTTCTGAAAGAGACGGGAAAGACATCCTCATACAATAAATAATGTCCGATGGTTTCCCAGAAATCCTGCCGGCAGTTCACGAAAGACGGGGTTTGATT
This window of the Candidatus Neomarinimicrobiota bacterium genome carries:
- a CDS encoding sugar ABC transporter substrate-binding protein, coding for MWGHAGRQSEREVLQHLVKTFNTNQDSVEIELTLLPEGSYNSQVQAAALAGDLPHILEFDGPYMYNYVWQGHLLPLDSLISQSVLKNVIPSVLKQGTYREKLYTLGMFDAGLALYGRRSRLEAVGARIPHSPANAWTIEEFDKILKDLADQDPDGQVLDLKMNYRGEWFTFAFMPPLISGGADVINRDSFQSATGSLNSPEAVKVMTYFQSWIHDEKRVDMNVDDYAFVGGRVALSWVGHWEYPRYHQAWGEDLVLIPLPDFEHGSKTGQGSWSWGMTRKCPYPQMAARFIEFLLEDSSIVAMTDANGAVPATYSALEASRQYQKGSPLRLFARQLTEGYAVPRPRTPAYPVITTVFQQAFLDISHGAKIQQVLNRATQEINLDIKDNQGYPMVNHAY
- a CDS encoding sugar ABC transporter permease; translation: MHIKKILNIRQTQSESLGGWLMSLPAVLGLALFMAFPFLLAIGLSFTNLRMGSPLPTRFIGFEAYQRVLTDPSFLRALMNNGLFALIVVPLQTVLALGLALFLNQKFKGIMFFRTLFFMPVVFPLSLVSVVWILMYAPGADGMINAFLQFISFGQISPQDFLHNPYLALPAIMLCSIWQGVGFQMVILLAGLQSIPDVLYEAAEIDRANQWQKFVHVTLPQLRNPLIFTALVTTILAFRVFDQVEIMTQGGPNGASTTVMYETVQTIFNRQQVGQSSAMTVIFFILVLVITLVQRSAAKQEREIE
- a CDS encoding Lrp/AsnC family transcriptional regulator, coding for MDQTDKTLLRALQENGRITYHELAEKTDLTVPAIRDRIIKLKERGIIRGYHAHVDAKLLNKDITAFIMIESVAIHYQDLIDYALQEPAIQECHSITGGGSHLLKVRTKNTVSLEKLLSKIQCWPGVKGTETHVVLSTFKDSTFIEPDETELES
- a CDS encoding glutamine synthetase III; the protein is MNTKSIPTQPVTEIFASNVFSDEVMQQRLPEHIYLKLKDTIEKGRPLDHDIADYVANAMKEWALEKGATHYTHWFQPMNGITAEKHESFIENAGPGRIVMEFSGKELIQGEPDASSFPSGGIRSTFEARGYSVWDATSPAFLREDLTGVTLYIPTAFYSYHGEALDKKTPLLRSMQALSEQSLRILRIFGDTRTERVHASVGAEQEYFLMDKFYYNRRTDLQFTGRTLFGAPPPKGQEMEDHYFGSMKERITDFMRQVDVELWKLGISAKTKHHEVAPGQYELALIHNNCNIATDHNQLVMDTISKIAERNDLVCLLHAKPFKGINGSGKHNNWSIVTDQGVNLLEPGFTPEEKLRFLVFLTAIIKAVDIHADVLRIGAATPDNDERLGQHEAPPAIISIFLGDFLTHLLENLEKGADSTKEFTKTLQGGVDTLPPVLRDNTDRNRTSPFAFTGNKFEFRMVSSLASVARPNIMLNTIVADVLDEFATKLESSENPLKIAQELVLETYTIHKRVVFNGNGYAEAWRHEAKKRGLPEYPSSLDVYPELLAEKNVTLFQRQKVFNLSELKARAEIYIDTYMKQLRIEVNTMIRMAQTGILPAILLYQKELLELVKIQSDTGIPHGAEKDLVQNYRRHVLAFMKNLKSLESAASQYPSCNPENIKECLTMRNVLRSAMNALRDEGDWLECHTPKQHWPFPVYEEILYRV